Proteins encoded by one window of Toxotes jaculatrix isolate fToxJac2 chromosome 22, fToxJac2.pri, whole genome shotgun sequence:
- the usp6nl gene encoding USP6 N-terminal-like protein isoform X2, with protein sequence MTSDTEQDAAVKLDQERAEIVAKYDKGKEATVEPWEDTNFHLYKVIDRFGFVHENELPSYDSVEEKQRHTEVERTTKWLKMLKSWDKYKNSEKLVRRIYKGIPLQLRGEVWCLLLDIPKIKEEKKDFYEKLKARARGLSPDIRQIDLDVNRTYRDHIMFMHRYDVKQQALFHVLTAYSMYNTEVGYCQGMSQITALLLIYMNEEDAFWALVKLLSGQKHAMHGFFVPGFPKLMRFQEHHERILKKMMPKLKQHLDNQEVFTSLYTMKWFFQCFLDRTPFTLTLRIWDIYILEGERVLPAMSYTLLKLHKKHLMKLSMEELVEFLQVTLSKDFFFEDDFVIEQLQASMSELRRAKLELPAPGKDDEFPKKPLGQLPPELAAAVVNHVANGQSHAEPAEPPRDPSPVPDRPQESRPPSRSRRDSLDKPFRHHKADERAARSRGSGEIPNELQKQSTSTTPERGATPPAVLTPKPQLTTVDRRKPQSHAIANHNSNAASSSHREITPRWVKPSETKLEAVKAAAARETQLSRGASPAPSSPDDAALPHRRPRSRAFVPGSNRGSNASQYDNVPGLPEQDFEIMELERPPSRMRIPRSETPFTVSSPHQSSPSRGPSLAGSVVSVTSVPRMAKHPLPPPFSHNNPAGVQASYPGSQGQYHTPPKQPSPGRTTTEVPIYHPAHSVNLDHRGEERLYAQPSRFPPTSNVVYGERAYATTQRQPNSLSPEKALMNNTFATYRRQPPPPSSTHNPRSTRPPPEHSLQLETQGRSTPIYLQQLTSTAHVYAPVDYRFEGHRRGEANPHYLSEGGRVVDGLLWTPEGELPPQSPSGMPRSPSFQQAQMSPVQEFTFPTNPDSLIHYRTQLQEKQPVIRQQLPQLFGGPHYRHAQEAFAMQESMLL encoded by the exons CGTCTGATACCGAGCAGGATGCGGCGGTGAAACTTGACCAGGAACGGGCCGAGATCGTCGCCAAATATGACAAG GGAAAAGAGGCCACAGTGGAGCCCTGGGAGGACACCAACTTCCACCTGTACAAAGTCATCGACCGCTTTGGCTTCGTCCA tgagAATGAACTTCCATCCTACGACTCGGTGGAGGAGAAG CAAAGACACACGGAGGTGGAGAGGACCACCAAATGGCTGAAGATGCTCAAGAGCTGGGACAAGTACAAGAACAGTGAGAAG CTGGTCAGGAGGATCTATAAGGGCATTCCCCTGCAGCTCCGAGGGGAGGTGTGGTGTCTGCTGCTCGATATTCCCAAAataaaggaggagaagaaagacttCTACGAG aaatTAAAAGCCAGAGCCAGAGGACTCTCCCCTGACATCCGGCAGATTGACTTGGATGTGAACCGGACCTACAGGGACCACATCATGTTCATGCACCGCTACGATGTCAA GCAGCAGGCTCTGTTCCACGTCCTCACAGCCTACTCCATGTACAACACG GAGGTGGGCTACTGCCAGGGCATGAGCCAGatcacagctctgctgctgatctACATGAACGAGGAAGACGCCTTCTGGGCTCTGGTCAAACTACTGTCCGGGCAGAAGCACGCCATGCACG GGTTTTTCGTCCCTGGATTCCCGAAACTGATGCGTTTCCAGGAACATCACGAACGTATCCTCAAGAAGATGATGCCCAAACTGAAACAGCACCTG GACAACCAGGAGGTGTTTACCAGTCTCTACACCATGAAGTGGTTCTTCCAGTGCTTCCTGGACAGA ACTCCCTTCACCCTCACCCTCAGGATCTGGGACATCTACATcttggagggagagagagtgctGCCTGCCATGTCCTACACCCTCCTCAAACTGCACAAGA aGCACCTGATGAAGTTGTCCatggaggagctggtggagtTTCTGCAGGTGACTTTGTCCAAAGATTTCTTTTTCGAGGACGACTTTGTGATTGAGCAGCTACAGGCGTCCATGTCGGAGCTCAGGAGGGCGAAGCTGGAGCTGCCTGCTCCAG GTAAAGACGACGAGTTTCCCAAGAAGCCATTGGGGCAGCTTCCTCCTgagctggcagcagcagtggtgaacCACGTGGCTAACGGTCAGAGCCACGCTGAGCCAGCCGAGCCTCCCAGGGACCCGAGTCCTGTTCCAGACCGCCCGCAGGAGAGTCGGCCCCCCAGCCGGTCACGCCGGGACTCACTGGACAAACCATTCCGCCACCATAAGGCTGATGAGAGGGCTGCCCGTTCCAGGGGATCAGGGGAGATCCCTAATGAGCTGCAAAAGCAATCCACATCCACCACACCTGAGAGGGGGGCAACACCACCCGCAGTGCTCACCCCTAAACCACAGCTCACCACAGTAGATAGAAGGAAGCCTCAGAGCCATGCCATCGCCAACCACAACTCCAATGCAGCCTCCAGCTCTCACAGAGAGATCACTCCCCGCTGGGTCAAACCCTCCGAGACAAAGCTGGAAGCAGTCAAAGCGGCAGCTGCCCGGGAGACCCAGCTGAGCAGAGGGGCATCACCAGCCCCTTCCAGCCCAGACGACGCTGCTCTTCCCCATCGCCGACCACGCTCCAGAGCTTTCGTCCCTGGCTCCAACCGAGGCTCCAATGCCTCCCAGTATGACAATGTACCAGGACTGCCGGAGCAGGATTTCGAGATCATGGAGCTTGAGAGACCTCCGTCCAGAATGAGGATCCCTCGTAGTGAAACACCCTTCACCGTATCGTCCCCACATCAGAGCAGCCCGAGCCGTGGACCCAGCCTGGCAGGGAGCGTTGTCTCCGTCACATCAGTGCCCAGGATGGCCAAacaccctcttcctcctccattttcCCACAACAATCCAGCAGGGGTCCAAGCCAGCTACCCTGGCAGCCAGGGCCAGTACCATACCCCTCCCAAACAGCCATCTCCAGGACGAACTACGACCGAGGTCCCCATCTACCATCCTGCCCATAGTGTGAACCTagaccacagaggagaggaaagactCTATGCACAACCTTCCCGATTTCCCCCAACCTCCAACGTAGTGTACGGGGAACGAGCGTACGCCACCACCCAGCGGCAGCCCAACAGCCTCTCCCCAGAGAAGGCTCTTATGAACAACACCTTCGCTACCTACCGCAGACAGCCGCCACCACCCAGCTCCACTCACAACCCCCGGAGCACCAGGCCTCCCCCGGAGCATTCCCTGCAGCTGGAAACCCAGGGGAGGTCCACCCCAATCTACCTGCAACAGCTCACCTCCACCGCACACGTCTACGCTCCGGTGGACTACAGGTTTGAGGGGCATCGGAGAGGAGAGGCAAACCCGCACTACCTGTCCGAAGGTGGACGGGTTGTAGACGGGCTCCTGTGGACACCAGAGGGTGAGCTGCCCCCTCAGTCCCCAAGTGGAATGCCCCGCTCACCCAGCTTCCAGCAAGCCCAAATGTCTCCTGTTCAGGAGTTCACTTTTCCCACAAACCCAGACAGCCTGATTCACTACAGGACACAGTTACAGGAGAAGCAGCCTGTCATAAGGCAACAGCTCCCCCAGCTGTTTGGAGGACCACACTACAGGCACGCACAGGAGGCGTTTGCCATGCAGGAATCCATGCTGCTGTAA
- the usp6nl gene encoding USP6 N-terminal-like protein isoform X1, translated as MRTKALTRLEDPLDGFKRASDTEQDAAVKLDQERAEIVAKYDKGKEATVEPWEDTNFHLYKVIDRFGFVHENELPSYDSVEEKQRHTEVERTTKWLKMLKSWDKYKNSEKLVRRIYKGIPLQLRGEVWCLLLDIPKIKEEKKDFYEKLKARARGLSPDIRQIDLDVNRTYRDHIMFMHRYDVKQQALFHVLTAYSMYNTEVGYCQGMSQITALLLIYMNEEDAFWALVKLLSGQKHAMHGFFVPGFPKLMRFQEHHERILKKMMPKLKQHLDNQEVFTSLYTMKWFFQCFLDRTPFTLTLRIWDIYILEGERVLPAMSYTLLKLHKKHLMKLSMEELVEFLQVTLSKDFFFEDDFVIEQLQASMSELRRAKLELPAPGKDDEFPKKPLGQLPPELAAAVVNHVANGQSHAEPAEPPRDPSPVPDRPQESRPPSRSRRDSLDKPFRHHKADERAARSRGSGEIPNELQKQSTSTTPERGATPPAVLTPKPQLTTVDRRKPQSHAIANHNSNAASSSHREITPRWVKPSETKLEAVKAAAARETQLSRGASPAPSSPDDAALPHRRPRSRAFVPGSNRGSNASQYDNVPGLPEQDFEIMELERPPSRMRIPRSETPFTVSSPHQSSPSRGPSLAGSVVSVTSVPRMAKHPLPPPFSHNNPAGVQASYPGSQGQYHTPPKQPSPGRTTTEVPIYHPAHSVNLDHRGEERLYAQPSRFPPTSNVVYGERAYATTQRQPNSLSPEKALMNNTFATYRRQPPPPSSTHNPRSTRPPPEHSLQLETQGRSTPIYLQQLTSTAHVYAPVDYRFEGHRRGEANPHYLSEGGRVVDGLLWTPEGELPPQSPSGMPRSPSFQQAQMSPVQEFTFPTNPDSLIHYRTQLQEKQPVIRQQLPQLFGGPHYRHAQEAFAMQESMLL; from the exons ATGCGGACTAAGGCTCTGACTCGCTTGGAGGATCCCCTGGATGGCTTTAAAAGAG CGTCTGATACCGAGCAGGATGCGGCGGTGAAACTTGACCAGGAACGGGCCGAGATCGTCGCCAAATATGACAAG GGAAAAGAGGCCACAGTGGAGCCCTGGGAGGACACCAACTTCCACCTGTACAAAGTCATCGACCGCTTTGGCTTCGTCCA tgagAATGAACTTCCATCCTACGACTCGGTGGAGGAGAAG CAAAGACACACGGAGGTGGAGAGGACCACCAAATGGCTGAAGATGCTCAAGAGCTGGGACAAGTACAAGAACAGTGAGAAG CTGGTCAGGAGGATCTATAAGGGCATTCCCCTGCAGCTCCGAGGGGAGGTGTGGTGTCTGCTGCTCGATATTCCCAAAataaaggaggagaagaaagacttCTACGAG aaatTAAAAGCCAGAGCCAGAGGACTCTCCCCTGACATCCGGCAGATTGACTTGGATGTGAACCGGACCTACAGGGACCACATCATGTTCATGCACCGCTACGATGTCAA GCAGCAGGCTCTGTTCCACGTCCTCACAGCCTACTCCATGTACAACACG GAGGTGGGCTACTGCCAGGGCATGAGCCAGatcacagctctgctgctgatctACATGAACGAGGAAGACGCCTTCTGGGCTCTGGTCAAACTACTGTCCGGGCAGAAGCACGCCATGCACG GGTTTTTCGTCCCTGGATTCCCGAAACTGATGCGTTTCCAGGAACATCACGAACGTATCCTCAAGAAGATGATGCCCAAACTGAAACAGCACCTG GACAACCAGGAGGTGTTTACCAGTCTCTACACCATGAAGTGGTTCTTCCAGTGCTTCCTGGACAGA ACTCCCTTCACCCTCACCCTCAGGATCTGGGACATCTACATcttggagggagagagagtgctGCCTGCCATGTCCTACACCCTCCTCAAACTGCACAAGA aGCACCTGATGAAGTTGTCCatggaggagctggtggagtTTCTGCAGGTGACTTTGTCCAAAGATTTCTTTTTCGAGGACGACTTTGTGATTGAGCAGCTACAGGCGTCCATGTCGGAGCTCAGGAGGGCGAAGCTGGAGCTGCCTGCTCCAG GTAAAGACGACGAGTTTCCCAAGAAGCCATTGGGGCAGCTTCCTCCTgagctggcagcagcagtggtgaacCACGTGGCTAACGGTCAGAGCCACGCTGAGCCAGCCGAGCCTCCCAGGGACCCGAGTCCTGTTCCAGACCGCCCGCAGGAGAGTCGGCCCCCCAGCCGGTCACGCCGGGACTCACTGGACAAACCATTCCGCCACCATAAGGCTGATGAGAGGGCTGCCCGTTCCAGGGGATCAGGGGAGATCCCTAATGAGCTGCAAAAGCAATCCACATCCACCACACCTGAGAGGGGGGCAACACCACCCGCAGTGCTCACCCCTAAACCACAGCTCACCACAGTAGATAGAAGGAAGCCTCAGAGCCATGCCATCGCCAACCACAACTCCAATGCAGCCTCCAGCTCTCACAGAGAGATCACTCCCCGCTGGGTCAAACCCTCCGAGACAAAGCTGGAAGCAGTCAAAGCGGCAGCTGCCCGGGAGACCCAGCTGAGCAGAGGGGCATCACCAGCCCCTTCCAGCCCAGACGACGCTGCTCTTCCCCATCGCCGACCACGCTCCAGAGCTTTCGTCCCTGGCTCCAACCGAGGCTCCAATGCCTCCCAGTATGACAATGTACCAGGACTGCCGGAGCAGGATTTCGAGATCATGGAGCTTGAGAGACCTCCGTCCAGAATGAGGATCCCTCGTAGTGAAACACCCTTCACCGTATCGTCCCCACATCAGAGCAGCCCGAGCCGTGGACCCAGCCTGGCAGGGAGCGTTGTCTCCGTCACATCAGTGCCCAGGATGGCCAAacaccctcttcctcctccattttcCCACAACAATCCAGCAGGGGTCCAAGCCAGCTACCCTGGCAGCCAGGGCCAGTACCATACCCCTCCCAAACAGCCATCTCCAGGACGAACTACGACCGAGGTCCCCATCTACCATCCTGCCCATAGTGTGAACCTagaccacagaggagaggaaagactCTATGCACAACCTTCCCGATTTCCCCCAACCTCCAACGTAGTGTACGGGGAACGAGCGTACGCCACCACCCAGCGGCAGCCCAACAGCCTCTCCCCAGAGAAGGCTCTTATGAACAACACCTTCGCTACCTACCGCAGACAGCCGCCACCACCCAGCTCCACTCACAACCCCCGGAGCACCAGGCCTCCCCCGGAGCATTCCCTGCAGCTGGAAACCCAGGGGAGGTCCACCCCAATCTACCTGCAACAGCTCACCTCCACCGCACACGTCTACGCTCCGGTGGACTACAGGTTTGAGGGGCATCGGAGAGGAGAGGCAAACCCGCACTACCTGTCCGAAGGTGGACGGGTTGTAGACGGGCTCCTGTGGACACCAGAGGGTGAGCTGCCCCCTCAGTCCCCAAGTGGAATGCCCCGCTCACCCAGCTTCCAGCAAGCCCAAATGTCTCCTGTTCAGGAGTTCACTTTTCCCACAAACCCAGACAGCCTGATTCACTACAGGACACAGTTACAGGAGAAGCAGCCTGTCATAAGGCAACAGCTCCCCCAGCTGTTTGGAGGACCACACTACAGGCACGCACAGGAGGCGTTTGCCATGCAGGAATCCATGCTGCTGTAA